From a region of the Polynucleobacter corsicus genome:
- a CDS encoding IS3 family transposase codes for MQSITWLAKKRYPLHGLALIWGWRESSYYERPRSKAKADEPVIEVLNQVVSKNGRWGFRLCFDWVRNQGYEWNHKRVWRITTKGSPFRDKEMGLNLPRRTKKRIPKMPRVPLIAPTEANSMWALDFMYDTLHYGRPFRTLNVIDESNREILAIEIDISLPAARVVRTLEHLEEIHGLPQAIRLDNGSELRSAIFMGWCEAKGIELKFIQPGKPQQNAFIERFNKTYRHEVLNAYLFENLREVREITENWITIYNEERPHSSLGRISPRDYRAKAENNTLGMSD; via the coding sequence ATGCAGTCGATTACCTGGTTGGCGAAGAAGCGGTACCCATTACACGGGCTTGCGCTCATTTGGGGCTGGAGAGAATCATCGTATTACGAGCGCCCAAGGAGCAAAGCTAAAGCCGATGAGCCTGTCATTGAAGTACTTAATCAAGTGGTTTCCAAGAATGGGCGCTGGGGTTTTAGGCTCTGTTTTGATTGGGTGCGCAATCAGGGTTACGAGTGGAATCACAAGCGGGTATGGCGTATTACGACCAAAGGAAGTCCCTTTAGGGACAAGGAGATGGGCTTGAACTTACCCAGAAGAACTAAGAAGCGCATCCCCAAGATGCCCAGAGTTCCGCTCATTGCCCCGACCGAAGCCAACTCGATGTGGGCCTTAGATTTTATGTACGACACCTTGCATTACGGCCGGCCTTTTAGGACCCTGAACGTCATTGACGAATCCAACCGTGAGATCTTGGCTATTGAAATTGATATTAGTTTGCCAGCAGCCAGAGTAGTCAGAACATTGGAGCATCTGGAAGAGATCCATGGTTTACCTCAGGCGATACGTCTGGACAACGGGAGTGAACTGCGGTCTGCCATCTTTATGGGCTGGTGTGAAGCTAAAGGCATTGAACTGAAATTTATCCAGCCAGGAAAGCCTCAACAAAATGCATTTATTGAACGCTTTAATAAAACCTACCGTCATGAAGTACTCAACGCGTATTTATTTGAAAACCTCAGGGAGGTGCGTGAAATAACAGAAAACTGGATCACGATTTACAACGAAGAAAGACCACACAGCTCTCTTGGCAGAATATCGCCTAGGGACTATCGAGCAAAGGCAGAAAACAACACTTTAGGAATGTCGGATTGA
- a CDS encoding cupin domain-containing protein: MPIDRTTFETLLKEEGFPEPVLVECEAGGLGPHCHDFEPMALVLDGEIAIQINGKTTIYRSGDVFHLEPNQLHSERYGVEGVRYLASRKRLKRLD, encoded by the coding sequence ATGCCTATTGATCGCACCACTTTTGAAACCCTATTAAAAGAAGAAGGATTTCCTGAGCCTGTATTAGTTGAGTGTGAAGCTGGTGGGCTAGGCCCGCATTGCCATGATTTTGAGCCCATGGCTCTTGTTCTTGATGGAGAAATAGCGATTCAGATTAATGGAAAAACGACTATCTATCGATCTGGGGATGTCTTTCATTTAGAGCCGAATCAATTACATTCTGAGCGTTATGGCGTAGAAGGTGTGCGCTACTTGGCCAGCCGAAAAAGATTAAAGCGATTGGATTAG
- a CDS encoding YceI family protein, whose protein sequence is MNFFYINALFLALVTSSVQAAEVYITDPEHTFVSFSYKHLGYSIQTSRFDKVNGTITLNDQMDGGTINIAIETGSVSTGSDTFNKLLRTEDYFYSEKFPVAKFTSNKLIFDNQSITSLAGELTIKGITKLINLDVSNFACSRNFITFKYMCGANASAKLSRSEFDLGKYVPFVGDEISLSIVIEASKE, encoded by the coding sequence ATGAACTTTTTTTATATAAATGCCCTTTTCCTGGCCTTAGTAACCTCTTCAGTCCAAGCAGCAGAAGTTTATATTACTGATCCTGAGCACACCTTTGTTAGCTTTAGCTACAAACATTTGGGTTATTCAATTCAAACTAGTCGTTTTGATAAGGTGAATGGCACCATTACACTCAATGATCAAATGGATGGCGGCACTATAAATATTGCAATTGAGACCGGCTCAGTCAGCACAGGCTCTGATACCTTTAATAAGCTACTGAGAACCGAAGATTACTTTTATTCAGAAAAGTTTCCTGTAGCTAAATTCACTTCTAATAAGCTTATATTTGATAATCAATCCATTACATCGCTAGCAGGCGAGCTAACCATCAAAGGTATCACCAAGCTCATTAATCTTGATGTAAGCAACTTTGCCTGTAGCCGTAACTTTATTACCTTTAAATATATGTGTGGGGCCAACGCAAGCGCGAAGTTAAGTCGCTCAGAATTTGATTTAGGAAAATATGTTCCATTTGTTGGCGACGAGATAAGCTTAAGCATAGTAATCGAGGCGTCAAAAGAATAG
- a CDS encoding class I SAM-dependent methyltransferase, whose amino-acid sequence MSSLKNLANESALISQKTIAHYDQNAVSYDEGTKNHDVSQNIDALLRAIKTEPPFHILDFGCGPGRDLQTFTKLGHVAIGLEGSQQAAQIAKTKSGCEILVQDFFRLSLPDNTFDGIFANASLFHIPNKLLPMVLSNLWACLKPNGILFSSNPRGNNQESWCGDRFGSYHDLATWRSFMTHAQFTEIEHYYRPSGLPIEQQSWLASVWKK is encoded by the coding sequence ATGTCTTCATTAAAAAATCTCGCAAATGAATCTGCTTTAATCTCACAAAAAACCATTGCGCATTATGATCAAAATGCTGTTTCTTATGATGAGGGTACAAAAAATCATGATGTCAGTCAAAATATTGATGCTCTATTAAGAGCAATCAAGACTGAGCCGCCGTTTCATATTCTTGATTTTGGATGTGGCCCAGGAAGAGATCTTCAAACCTTTACCAAGCTTGGTCATGTCGCTATTGGGCTTGAAGGTAGTCAACAAGCCGCTCAAATAGCCAAAACTAAAAGTGGTTGCGAAATCTTAGTCCAGGATTTTTTCAGATTATCTTTGCCAGATAATACATTTGACGGTATCTTTGCCAATGCTTCGCTATTTCATATTCCTAATAAGCTATTGCCTATGGTGCTAAGTAATTTATGGGCATGCTTAAAACCGAATGGCATTCTTTTTAGCTCGAATCCTCGCGGTAACAACCAAGAAAGCTGGTGCGGGGATCGCTTTGGCTCTTATCACGATCTAGCAACTTGGAGATCTTTTATGACCCATGCACAGTTCACTGAAATTGAACACTACTATAGGCCAAGTGGACTGCCTATTGAACAACAGTCATGGTTAGCAAGCGTTTGGAAAAAATAA
- a CDS encoding VOC family protein, producing MFSHIMLGANDLEVSRGFYDAALGALGIKAGSFSHDKYFYRGPGGVFAITKPIDGNEATHANGGTIGFSAKSMADVDAFHAIGVAHGGTSCEGDPGYREGVAGTIYIAWLRDPAGNKICAMHRPPK from the coding sequence ATGTTCAGTCACATCATGCTAGGCGCAAATGATTTAGAGGTTTCGAGGGGCTTCTATGATGCTGCTCTAGGAGCTTTGGGTATAAAGGCTGGGAGCTTTAGTCATGACAAATACTTTTATCGCGGTCCCGGTGGTGTCTTTGCAATTACCAAGCCTATCGATGGTAATGAAGCGACCCATGCCAATGGCGGCACAATTGGTTTTAGTGCTAAATCAATGGCTGATGTAGATGCATTCCATGCCATCGGCGTTGCTCATGGCGGAACTTCCTGCGAGGGAGACCCAGGCTATCGAGAAGGCGTCGCCGGCACTATTTATATTGCTTGGCTCAGAGATCCTGCTGGTAACAAAATCTGCGCAATGCACAGACCACCAAAATAA
- a CDS encoding cryptochrome/deoxyribodipyrimidine photo-lyase family protein: MSYQLVWFKRDLRCEDHAALVEAAKLGPIRCIYVLEPTLWMQPDVALQHFEFIRECLHDLDAQLHLLGGTLEIHEGEVTKVLNNIWESSPFQGLHSHQETGNGFTYSRDQEVGKWCQSHGIHWGEYPQFGVARGLKNRNEWHAHWQKHMEAPLCKLPTIQFWKASPAPNLSAHRLTPSSMQAPAHLKHNPPLRQRGGRSLALKTLNSFLKQRSKWYRGGISSPLSAPDACSRLSVYLSYGCLSIREVVQATNEELLQMSPDASRRKSGLVAFMSRLYWHCHFIQKLESEPEIEWQNMHRGYDALRENEFNDDYFNALKDGKTGWPMVDACVVMLRQTGWLNFRMRAMLVSVAAYPLWLHWKPVGDWLATQFLDYEPGIHWSQLQMQSGTTGINLTRVYNPIKQAQDHDQKGFFVRKWLPRMRQVPDIWLFEPWQMTQEEQNNIGIYVGKDIPQPIVDLAIATKISKDRLHARRNLSDVRAGKKNVIDKHASRAKMTDRKNSRVKTAEASPQLTLEF, encoded by the coding sequence ATGAGTTATCAACTGGTTTGGTTTAAGCGTGATTTACGCTGTGAGGACCATGCCGCTCTTGTCGAGGCTGCAAAGCTGGGCCCTATTCGCTGCATTTATGTGCTTGAGCCTACGCTATGGATGCAGCCAGATGTTGCCCTCCAACATTTTGAGTTCATTCGAGAGTGTCTTCATGATCTAGATGCCCAACTGCATTTACTTGGTGGCACTTTGGAGATTCATGAGGGTGAAGTCACTAAAGTACTGAATAACATTTGGGAATCCAGTCCCTTTCAAGGTTTGCATTCTCATCAAGAAACTGGCAATGGATTTACGTATTCCAGAGATCAAGAGGTTGGCAAATGGTGTCAATCTCATGGCATTCATTGGGGTGAGTATCCCCAGTTTGGCGTCGCAAGAGGGTTAAAAAATCGCAATGAATGGCATGCTCATTGGCAAAAGCATATGGAAGCACCTTTATGTAAACTTCCGACGATTCAATTTTGGAAAGCATCGCCTGCACCGAATCTCAGCGCTCACCGTCTCACGCCATCGTCGATGCAGGCTCCTGCGCACCTAAAACATAATCCACCCCTAAGACAACGCGGCGGAAGATCTCTTGCACTCAAAACGCTCAATAGTTTTTTAAAGCAGAGGAGCAAGTGGTACCGAGGCGGGATCTCATCGCCCCTATCAGCGCCAGATGCGTGCTCTCGATTATCGGTATATCTAAGCTATGGATGTCTTAGCATCAGGGAAGTGGTACAAGCAACCAATGAAGAGCTGCTTCAAATGTCGCCAGATGCAAGCAGAAGAAAATCAGGCTTAGTTGCTTTTATGAGTCGCTTATATTGGCACTGTCATTTCATTCAAAAGCTGGAAAGCGAACCTGAAATCGAGTGGCAAAATATGCACCGTGGATATGATGCGTTACGCGAGAATGAATTTAATGATGACTACTTTAATGCATTAAAGGATGGCAAGACGGGTTGGCCCATGGTGGACGCCTGTGTCGTCATGCTACGTCAAACGGGATGGCTGAATTTTAGAATGCGCGCAATGCTGGTCTCAGTTGCAGCCTATCCACTGTGGTTGCACTGGAAACCAGTAGGAGATTGGTTAGCTACCCAGTTTTTGGACTACGAGCCCGGAATCCACTGGAGTCAACTACAAATGCAATCGGGCACGACCGGAATCAATCTGACGCGTGTTTATAACCCGATTAAGCAAGCGCAGGATCATGATCAAAAGGGCTTTTTTGTTAGAAAGTGGCTTCCTCGCATGCGTCAAGTACCGGATATATGGCTTTTTGAGCCATGGCAGATGACTCAAGAGGAACAAAATAATATCGGCATTTATGTGGGCAAAGATATTCCACAGCCAATAGTGGATCTTGCTATCGCCACAAAAATATCTAAGGATCGCCTACATGCTAGGCGTAACTTATCAGACGTTCGGGCTGGGAAAAAAAATGTTATTGATAAACATGCTTCTCGAGCAAAAATGACTGACCGTAAGAACTCTAGAGTTAAAACTGCAGAAGCAAGTCCACAACTTACTCTGGAGTTTTAG